Part of the Nocardia farcinica genome, TGCAGGGACATCACCGCGGTGGTCAGGTCGTCGGGAGTCACGAAGACAGTCTAGCTCCTCGACCATTGACATCCTCCACCTAATAGTCGAGCATCTCGACTATTAGCCATCGCTACTTCAGGGAGTGCTCATGACCGTCGCCCTCGTCACCGGCGGCTCGCGGGGTATCGGCCGCGCCATCGCCACTCGTCTCGCCGCTGACGGCGCGGCCGTGGTGGTCAACTATCGCCGAAACGCCGCGGCGGCATCGCAAGTCGTCACCCAGATCGAGCGAGCGGGCGGCCGGGCGCTGGCCGTTGCCGCCGACGTGGCCGATCCCCCGCACCTGCGGGGACTATTCGAGGCCACCGAGCGAACCTTCGGCGGCCTCGACGTCCTCGTCGTCAACGCGGGCGTGGCCCACTTCGCACCCATCGCCGAAACCACCGACGCCGACTTCGACGAACTCTTCGCGGTCAACACCCGAGCCACCTTCCACGCCCTGCGCGAGGCCGCAAACCGCCTGCGCGACGGCGGCCGCATAGTAGTGATCTCCAGCGGCGCGGTCGCCACCGCCCGCCCCGGCTCGGGCGCGTACGCCGCCAGCAAGGCCGCCGTCGACCAGCTCGTCCGGACGGCCGCATCCGAACTCGGCCCGCGCGGCATCACCGTCAACAGCGTCCTCCCCGGCGCGATCCGCACCGACGCCCTCGTCACGACCCGAGACCCCGCCGCCCTCGACCAGGTAGCCGCCCAAACCCCCCTCCGCAGAATCGGCGAACCCGACGACATCGCCGCCATCGTCGCCTTCCTCACCTCCCCCGACGCCCGCTGGATCACCGGCCAACGCATCCACGCGGGCGGCGGCCTCTTCTAATACTGCAACCACACGCAGGAGGGTGGGTGGCCTCGTCGGTGATGGGACAAGCGGGCTTGCCGTGGCTTGCCTTCGCCGGCATGGGGGACGGTCCCGACCGGCTGCGACTACGAGACTTCCGGGTCCGGGCCAGGGTGCTGGGGGTGCGAGCGGAATCAACCAGCTGACGAAGCCTGCCCGGTGTGCGTCCAGGGCCGTAGTTCCCGGTTTCATCTCCCGGAAGGGCCGTAGGAGGGGCGGGCGGGTCGGTACCGTCACCGGCATGAGCGGGAGTTGCGCTCCGTCCTCACTCATGGCGATCCCATGAAAGCGGGAATCCCAGTGAGCGAGACTTTCACGATTCTCGAAGATGACGCGCTGACGATCGGTGCAACCGGGAGCCGGCCGTGGTGTGCCCGCTCTGATCAGGGGTGGGCCAGGCGTTGCGCGCCGAAACAGCGGCGATCGAGATGGCCTGCTGCCGGACCGTGGACTAGTGCCAGGGGTCGATAGTGGGCACATCGGCTGCCTCGAACGGTGACCGGTCGCGGGTGGCGACGGCGAAGCCTGCGGCGGCCGCGGTGGCGGCGATCATGCCGTCGGCGACGGCGATTGCGAGCCCCTGAGCGCGGGCCTGCGACATCAGGCGGGCGTATTCCGTGGTGGCATTCAGGTCGTAGGCCAGGATGCGGCCGGTGAACGCGGGCAGGGTGTGGTTCTCCAGCCAGTCGGTGAACTCGTCGCGGCGGCGCCCGCTAGGCATGGTCGCGATGCCGTAGCGGAGTTCGCCGACGGTGACGGCCGACAGGTACAGGGTTTCGCTGACTTGGGCGTCGAGCCATGCCATGACCCGTTCGTCGGGGGCCTTGGTGGTGGGTTCGCTGATGACGTTGGTGTCGAGGATGATCACTGGCCGAACACCATCGGCTCGTGCGGGGTCTGGTCGCGGCCGAAGTAGATGTCGCGTTCATCGTCGGTGAGCCGGCTCTCTTCGCTGATGACGCCTGCGAGGAGTGTGCCGATCTTGGTCCGCTCGGTCGGTTTGACCGCTTCGGTGAGGATGGCGCGCATCTCGGCTTCGATGCTGCGTTCGTTGGCGGCCGCGCGTTGGCGGATGGCGCGGTGTACTTCGTCGCTCAGATTCCGGATCGTCACGTTCTTCATGCGCTTATCCACTCCTCACAGCCACTCTTGTTGATAGCAGCGCGACGCTCGATGCCATCAATGCTGCATCACCAGCATATCCGCTATCACGTCACCGTGCGCCCCTGTGGCTGGGCCACGGCCACCTGGGGGCCGCCGTTCGCCGAAGCGGCGCCGGTCGCGATCGTTGTGGTACATCCCCATCGTCGGCCCCTCGACGCCGATGGCACCTGCACCTCCGCCACCCTCGAGCGTCGCGCCGACATCCGGGTTCTGGTGTCGATGAGTCGGACGGACACGCCGGCGACGTGCAGGAGCGGTGCCGCGGACGACGGAAACGACTCGCAAGTCAACCGTGTACATGAGCAGGTGCGCGACACACCGTGCCGGTCATCACGCCGCCGTGCCGAATGCACGTCACGCGCGGACACCGGCTCGTAGGCGCCGTCCCCGCTGCGTTGCCATCGAGGGATCGCGCTGACGCTGCGCGCCTTCTCCGACGCCGCGGCGCGGTGCAGCGATCGTCTTCTCGCTGCTCGGCGGCGCGGGGGTCAGGCCTTGCTCTCGGCGAGCAGGAGTGTCCCGCCCAGGCCGATCATCATGCCGCCTCCGCTCGCCCGCACCGCCGCGAGCCGTCGTGGCGAGCGGGCGAACCACGTCCGTGCCGAGCCGGCGATCAACGCCCAGGTGGCATCGCACAGGAAGGCGATCACCGTGAAGACGACGCCGAGCACGAGCATCTGCACCGGGACGGCCCCGGCATGGAAGTCGACGAACTGGGGCAGTGCCGCGACGAAGAACACGATCGTCTTCGGATTGGTCGCTCCCACGATGAACCCTTGGCGGAGCACCGTGGGCGAGGAGACGCCTCGGGGCGTGACGGCGGCGCTCTTGCCCAGCCCGTCTTTCCGATGCCGGATGGCCTGCACGCCGAGGTAGGCGAGATACGACGCGCCGAGGATCTTGACGATGGTGAACAGGGCGACGGACTGCGCGACGATCGAGCCGACGCCGAAGGCCACGGCGGTGATGGGGATCAGCCCGCCCAACTCGTTGCCGACGACGCTCCACAGCCCGCCGCGCCGCCCGAGGGACAGGGAACGACCGATCACGAAGAGCACGCTGGGCCCGGGGATGGCGATGAGGATCAGCGAGGCGAGGGCGAAGGTGATGAGGGCTTCGACGGACGGCACGACCTCACCCTATCGCCGCGATGCGCCGTCTCGTCCCCGGCGGCAGCTCGACCATGGACCACCGGCGCCTGCCTGCGGCTGCGGCCAGGCCGCATCCACGTGCCACCGAACCGGCTCGACAACGACCCCGCCGATGAAATTGGAACCGGCTGCGCACATGCCGTGGGCGCCGCAGTCAGGTGGTGATGTGAGCCGAGACCTGCCGAGCTGAATGTGGCGGCCAGCCGTGCCCCAGCAGCACCGCTCACGGGAGCGGATCGCGGTGCGACTCGACGATCAGTGCGTGAGGGCGATCTTGACGATGACGACGAGGGTGGCGGCGAGTGTGAGCAGGAGTGCGGTGAGCAGGGTGGTGCGAGTGGGTCGCCGGCCGCGGAGCCTGCCGATGACGAAGGCGATGCCACCGATGCGGGTGAGAATGACGACCTCGGCGAGGATTTGGGCGTTGCGCGGTTCGAGCCAGGCCAACCATCCCGCGGCGAGAACAAGACAGGGGAGGATGGCGGAGGTGAGGATGGGCACCGAGTTGCGGAGTTCGCGAAGGCGGTCGGTGAGGGTGGGCGTTTCCTGGTCGCGCACTGTGCGAGCGACCGATTCGGCGAAACTGTGGGCGACGAACGTCGAGGCGGACGTACCGAGGACGACGAGTATCCCGAGGTGCTTTTCGGCGGTGACGATGGGGACGAGTGCGGTCAGCGCGAGGATGTTGCCGTAGATGTAAGCGCTGATACGGCTGGCGGCGTTGCTTCGGTCCAGTGGGGTTCGCCGGAAGAACAACGGCCGGTGCAGCAGGCTGTCCGGACTGGAATCCACTGTCGTCCTCCCTGCTCCAGGGTGTTCACGTGCGTGCCGGCGTTCACCCGCTGCGGCTACCGGCTCGCGTGGTGCTTCGGCTGCGGGGCAGGAACATGGCCGCGATGAGGCCGGCGGCGGCGGCCACGGCCAGAGCGATCATGGCGGCGGCATATGCGTGGGTGGTCAGGCCGGCGACCAGGATGGTCCCGGCGATGGCGGTGCCCAGGCAGGAGCCGAGGTTGGAGATGCTGCGGGACAGTCCCGAGATCTCGCCTTGCAGGCTGTCGCTGAACGCGGATTGGACGATGTCGACCGAGGGCGTGAGCATGGTGCCGAGCCCGACTCCGATCAGCAGGAGGCCGGGGGCGAATCCCCATGGGTTGACCGAGCGGCCCGCCAGGGCGAGGAGGACCGCGATGCCGGCGATGGTGGTGGCGAAGCCGATGATGATCAGGGCGCGACGGGTCCGCCGCCGGGCCAGCCACGCGGCCGACAGCGAGGTGGCGAGGAGCCCGGCGGTGGCGGCGGTGAAGATGACGCCGGTTTGGATGGCGTTGTAGCCGCGGACGACCTGGAGGTATGCCGAGACCACGAACGAGGTGCCCATGAGTACCAACCACTGGATGTTCTGGGTGATCAACCCGAGATTGGCTGTGCGATTGCCGAACAGGCGTGTGGAGAGCAGGGGTTCGCGACCGGCACGTTCGGTTGCCCGCGCGGTGACGAAGAAGACCGTGAGTGCCAGCGCGCCGCCGATGCTGAGCGCGAGTGCCAGGAAGAGACTGTCGTCGGCGGCGAGGATGCCCGCGACGAGCAGGATCAGGCCGGCTGCCGACAGGACTGCCCCGCGGGCGTCGAATGGCCGGGCCGGGTCCGGCGGTAGCGGGTCGAGGATCCGCCGGCTGGACACGATGATGACGAGGACGACCGCGGCTTGGAACACGAAGGCGGCGCGCCAGCTCAGGGTGTCTGTGATGAAACCGCCGATCAGCGGGCCGGCGGCTGCCCCGACCCCGCCGAGCGCCATGATTGTGCCGAAAGCCCGTGCCCGTGCGTCGGAATCGGTGAACAGCAGGGTGGCGAGGATGTAGACCGGTGGGATCAGCATCGCGGTGCCGATCCCTTCGAGAATCGAGTTGCCCAGTATCAGCACACCGAGCGATGGCGCGAGCGCACAGACGAGCGCGCCGACGCCGTACACCGCGAGACCGGTGACGAAGCAGCGTTTTCGGCCGTAGCGGTCGGTCAGCTTGCCGCCGGGGATCATCAGCGCGGCCATCACCAACAGGAAAAGGGTGATGGTGAGCTGTACACCGTGGACGGTGGTGTTCAGGTCGTCGCTGATGTCGGTGATCATCACGTTCATGTTGGAGCCGGCGAAGCTGCAGATGAACTGTGCCAGCGCCAAGGGCAGCAGGACCCCGCGCGGACGATCGCCGGACACCGCCATGGTCAGGTCGCGGTCATCGGTGTGGACTCGGCGTCGTCGAGCCGCGCGTCCAACGCCATGGCGGCGCCGACCAGCGCCAAATGGGTGAAGGCCTGCGGGAAGTTGCCCAGCTGCTCACCGGAAGGCCCGATCTCTTCGGCGAACAAGCCCACGTGGTTGGCGTAGGTGAGCATCTTGTCGAAGGCGTAGCGGGCTTGGCCGACCCGGCCGGCGGCAGCGAGCGCCTCGACATACAGGAAGCTGCACAGGTTGAACGTGCCCTCGGCCCCGCGGAGCCCGTCGGGTGAGGCGGCCGGATCGTAGCGGTACACGAGACTGTCGCTGACCAGCTCGCTGTCCATCGCGTCGAGGGTGCTTCGCCAGTCCGGGTCGTGCGGCGCCAGAAAACCCATCTTCGGCATGAGCAGCAGGGCGGCGTCGAGGACTTCGGAGTCGAAGTGCTGAACGAATGCCTGCCGTCCCGGACTCCAGCCACGGTCCATGATCTGGGTGAACACCGCGTCGCGTTCGCGGGTCCACCGAGTCAGGTCGGCCGGTCGCGCGTGTTCGGTGGCCAGCCGTATTCCGCGGTCGAACGCCACCCAGGTCATCAACCGGCTGTAGGTGAAGTTCTTTCGGCCGCCGCGGGTTTCCCAGATCCCTTCGTCGGGGCGGTCCCAGTTGTCCGCGAGCCAGTCCAGGAGCCCGGCGAACGCTCGCCAGCCGCTGACGCTGCCGATATCGGTGGTCTGCGCCAGCGCGTCGGCGGCCTCGCCGTAGATATCGAGCTGGATCTGATCGGCGGCGGCGTTGCCCACTCGCACCGGCGCCGAACCCTGGTAGCCCTCGAAATGGGTGAGGACCTCTTCGTCGAGGTGGGGTGCACCATCGATGCGGTACATGATCTGCAACGGTTCCCCGGAGGCGGTCGCACCGGCATCAACACGATCGCGTAACCAGCGCCGGAAACCGGCGGCCTCCTCGGTGAATCCCAGGTCGATCAGGGCGCGCACCGACAGCGAAGCATCCCGCACCCAGGTATATCGATAGTCCCAGTTCCGTTCACCACCGACCTGTTCCGGCAACCCCATCGTCAAGGCCGCGACCGGCGCTCCGGTGGGCGCGTAGGTCAGCAGTTTCAAGGTGATCGCGGAGCGTTTCACCATGTCCTGCCACCGTCCCCGGTAGGTACACGACCGCAGCCAGGTCTGCCAGAATTCCCGGCACGCCTCGAACCCGGCCAGCACCTCGTCCCGTGCCGGCAGGTCGCTCACGGCACCACCGGAGGCGGTGGTGGTCAGCACCAGCACCGCCGTCTGTCCCGCCTCGAGGGTGAACGTCGCGGAGAGGTCGTTGCCGTCGCGACGCAGTGATATCGGGTCGCTGGCTTGCACGTGCAGATCGAGATCAGCGCTGTGGAATACGGCGCGATCCGGTGTGGGCGTGGTGAGCGTGTGTGCGGCGCGGGCGTAGTCGAAGCGCGGCCGGCAGGTGAACCCGAACGGCAGCGACCCCCGTACCACTCGTACGATCCGCACGAGCCGATGCCGATCGGTTGCCACCGGCTCTTGGAGAGGGTCCATGAAATCGATGACCTCGCCCACGCCGTCCGGCGCCATGAAGCGGGTGATCAGCACCGCGGTATCCGATAGATACAGTTGCCGCGCCCGAGTGTCGTCTTTGCCGGTGTCGGCGGCGATTCGACAGTATCCGCCGCGCTCGGCATCCAGCAGCGAAGCGAACAGGCTCGGTGAATCGAAACGTGGACTGCACCACCAGTCGATCGTGCCCGTCGACGAGACCAATGCCGCGGTTTGCAGATCGCCGATGATCCCGTGCTCGGCGATCGGTGGGTAAGCGTTCATGACTTCCCCTCGGCTATCGAGTCGAACACTGCTGGTCAGTCGGCGAAGACCTCGCGCAGCTCGGCTTCCTGCTCGTGTCGGAGCCCCGACAGTGCGCCGATGCCGGCGAGGCTGTGCAATTCATCGCCAGTCCGTGCGAAATCTGGGGTTACACCACCGAAGCACCCCGCCTCTCCCCGCACCTCACCCACACCAGGTGAATCGCGCCGGTCGGCTGGCCACGCCGATCGGTTCGTGGCCGATGGCGGGACCGTGATGTACACGTTCGAGCCGCCGCGGTTCACCTCGGTGCGCCGCTGTCGAATTGATCGCCCCCGGTGCGGGCCGGGTCAGGCCGCGCCGACGATGCGTAATGCCATCTCGGCATAGGCCGTGGCGATGTCCTCCGGGGTCCAGTGGCCCGCGTCGCGGTACCAGCGGGCGATGTCGATGCCGAGGGAGAGCAGGGCGGTGGATGCGATGCGCGCGTCGGGGATGTCGAAGACGCCCTGCTCGATCCCGCGCTGCACCAGGTCGCGCATGGTCTGGTCGATCTGCTGGCGGATGGCCCGGATCTCGTTCAGGTGCTCGGGGCTCAGTGAGTTCAGCTCGTAGTTGACGATCCGGGCGCTGGTGTGCGCGCGGGCGTGATGGACCGCGAAATCGTAGATCACGGTGCGCAACGCGGTCGCCGGATCGCTGGACGAGGCGGCCGCTTTCCTGATCAGCTCGAGTGTCTCGTCGTGGCCCGCTCGCGAGATCAGGTAGAGCAGCTCTTCCTTGGATTTGTGATGCACATACACCGCGGCCGGGCTCATGCCGGCGGCTCCGGCGATATCGCGCGTCGTCGTCCCGTTGAAGCCCTTCTCGGCGAATGCCTCGACGGCGGCTTCCAGCAGGCGTGCGCGGGTCGAATCGCCGCGGGGTTCGGTGATGTCGGTCATGGGATCGCCATTATCTCGCCTC contains:
- a CDS encoding glucose 1-dehydrogenase, yielding MTVALVTGGSRGIGRAIATRLAADGAAVVVNYRRNAAAASQVVTQIERAGGRALAVAADVADPPHLRGLFEATERTFGGLDVLVVNAGVAHFAPIAETTDADFDELFAVNTRATFHALREAANRLRDGGRIVVISSGAVATARPGSGAYAASKAAVDQLVRTAASELGPRGITVNSVLPGAIRTDALVTTRDPAALDQVAAQTPLRRIGEPDDIAAIVAFLTSPDARWITGQRIHAGGGLF
- a CDS encoding FitA-like ribbon-helix-helix domain-containing protein; this translates as MKNVTIRNLSDEVHRAIRQRAAANERSIEAEMRAILTEAVKPTERTKIGTLLAGVISEESRLTDDERDIYFGRDQTPHEPMVFGQ
- a CDS encoding TetR/AcrR family transcriptional regulator, with the translated sequence MTDITEPRGDSTRARLLEAAVEAFAEKGFNGTTTRDIAGAAGMSPAAVYVHHKSKEELLYLISRAGHDETLELIRKAAASSSDPATALRTVIYDFAVHHARAHTSARIVNYELNSLSPEHLNEIRAIRQQIDQTMRDLVQRGIEQGVFDIPDARIASTALLSLGIDIARWYRDAGHWTPEDIATAYAEMALRIVGAA
- a CDS encoding MFS transporter; amino-acid sequence: MAVSGDRPRGVLLPLALAQFICSFAGSNMNVMITDISDDLNTTVHGVQLTITLFLLVMAALMIPGGKLTDRYGRKRCFVTGLAVYGVGALVCALAPSLGVLILGNSILEGIGTAMLIPPVYILATLLFTDSDARARAFGTIMALGGVGAAAGPLIGGFITDTLSWRAAFVFQAAVVLVIIVSSRRILDPLPPDPARPFDARGAVLSAAGLILLVAGILAADDSLFLALALSIGGALALTVFFVTARATERAGREPLLSTRLFGNRTANLGLITQNIQWLVLMGTSFVVSAYLQVVRGYNAIQTGVIFTAATAGLLATSLSAAWLARRRTRRALIIIGFATTIAGIAVLLALAGRSVNPWGFAPGLLLIGVGLGTMLTPSVDIVQSAFSDSLQGEISGLSRSISNLGSCLGTAIAGTILVAGLTTHAYAAAMIALAVAAAAGLIAAMFLPRSRSTTRAGSRSG
- a CDS encoding glycoside hydrolase family 15 protein; its protein translation is MNAYPPIAEHGIIGDLQTAALVSSTGTIDWWCSPRFDSPSLFASLLDAERGGYCRIAADTGKDDTRARQLYLSDTAVLITRFMAPDGVGEVIDFMDPLQEPVATDRHRLVRIVRVVRGSLPFGFTCRPRFDYARAAHTLTTPTPDRAVFHSADLDLHVQASDPISLRRDGNDLSATFTLEAGQTAVLVLTTTASGGAVSDLPARDEVLAGFEACREFWQTWLRSCTYRGRWQDMVKRSAITLKLLTYAPTGAPVAALTMGLPEQVGGERNWDYRYTWVRDASLSVRALIDLGFTEEAAGFRRWLRDRVDAGATASGEPLQIMYRIDGAPHLDEEVLTHFEGYQGSAPVRVGNAAADQIQLDIYGEAADALAQTTDIGSVSGWRAFAGLLDWLADNWDRPDEGIWETRGGRKNFTYSRLMTWVAFDRGIRLATEHARPADLTRWTRERDAVFTQIMDRGWSPGRQAFVQHFDSEVLDAALLLMPKMGFLAPHDPDWRSTLDAMDSELVSDSLVYRYDPAASPDGLRGAEGTFNLCSFLYVEALAAAGRVGQARYAFDKMLTYANHVGLFAEEIGPSGEQLGNFPQAFTHLALVGAAMALDARLDDAESTPMTAT
- a CDS encoding type II toxin-antitoxin system VapC family toxin, with the protein product MIILDTNVISEPTTKAPDERVMAWLDAQVSETLYLSAVTVGELRYGIATMPSGRRRDEFTDWLENHTLPAFTGRILAYDLNATTEYARLMSQARAQGLAIAVADGMIAATAAAAGFAVATRDRSPFEAADVPTIDPWH
- a CDS encoding LysE family translocator; the protein is MPSVEALITFALASLILIAIPGPSVLFVIGRSLSLGRRGGLWSVVGNELGGLIPITAVAFGVGSIVAQSVALFTIVKILGASYLAYLGVQAIRHRKDGLGKSAAVTPRGVSSPTVLRQGFIVGATNPKTIVFFVAALPQFVDFHAGAVPVQMLVLGVVFTVIAFLCDATWALIAGSARTWFARSPRRLAAVRASGGGMMIGLGGTLLLAESKA